One genomic segment of Rivularia sp. PCC 7116 includes these proteins:
- a CDS encoding ABC transporter substrate-binding protein, whose product MKKHSRRFFITAAMMSVLTVACGNKSNTSPETNQSNSIKTASRIVVLEWVYVENLLALGIQPVGIADIKGYKNFVNIKPQLADSVVDVGTRAEPSLEAIAKLKPDLILGVEQRHQETYNLLTSIAPTFLFNPYPSAKNANQLDEMQQTFLKIAKTVNREDKGKSVLNEMQQTFDKAQKQISNLKLAQNKFILAQLGDSGPQMRLFSDNAMAVQILNKIGLENAWQGTFDIFGFNTVWVEALPKVEDVNFIYISADNNIYWQNLQNNPVWKGLKFVEQNRVYPIEADTWVFGGPLSAQLLVEKVVAALS is encoded by the coding sequence ATGAAAAAACACAGCAGACGCTTTTTTATAACTGCGGCAATGATGTCTGTTTTAACAGTTGCTTGCGGGAATAAATCTAATACTTCTCCAGAAACAAATCAATCTAATTCAATTAAAACAGCATCTCGAATCGTCGTTTTAGAATGGGTATATGTCGAGAATTTACTAGCATTAGGAATTCAACCTGTTGGAATAGCAGATATTAAAGGTTATAAAAATTTCGTTAATATAAAACCGCAGTTAGCAGACAGCGTAGTAGATGTAGGTACGCGAGCAGAACCCAGTTTAGAAGCTATAGCAAAACTAAAACCAGATTTAATTTTAGGAGTAGAACAAAGACATCAAGAAACTTATAATTTACTTACTTCTATTGCTCCAACATTTTTATTTAATCCCTACCCTTCTGCAAAAAATGCCAATCAATTAGACGAAATGCAGCAGACTTTCCTGAAAATTGCTAAAACCGTAAACCGTGAGGATAAGGGAAAGTCAGTATTAAATGAAATGCAGCAAACTTTCGATAAAGCTCAAAAACAAATTAGTAACTTAAAGTTAGCTCAAAATAAATTTATTTTGGCACAATTAGGCGATAGCGGCCCGCAAATGCGATTATTTAGCGATAATGCAATGGCCGTACAAATTTTAAATAAAATTGGTTTAGAAAACGCTTGGCAAGGTACATTCGATATTTTTGGATTTAATACAGTTTGGGTAGAAGCGTTACCAAAAGTAGAAGATGTAAATTTTATTTATATCAGCGCAGATAATAATATTTACTGGCAGAATTTACAAAATAATCCGGTTTGGAAAGGATTAAAATTCGTCGAGCAAAATCGAGTTTATCCGATTGAAGCAGATACTTGGGTATTTGGAGGTCCGCTTTCGGCACAGTTATTAGTAGAGAAAGTTGTAGCGGCTTTGAGTTAG
- a CDS encoding TVP38/TMEM64 family protein, whose translation MQERNGISQRELCELLGLDYQAVAASAKELGMSTHAYLQQETGWILKDELYYPSDTEAIQTNQNKLKSPSRRRKWLKIVGFFCVGITLVAAITFVNQVGIEQIRANVDKLGIWAPIALLLLRTVSIVIPAIPSTAYSVLSGTLFGFWKGIFVIFIADFAACCLNFYIAKRFGRKIVQRLVGERFIDKVDNLASKHLEDNIFLVAGFLMTGLFDFVCYAVGLTEMPWHKFMPALILGIVVSTPPIVALGAGVFTQGKWMLGLAMLGMFGLALLTGWLNRKRNQT comes from the coding sequence ATGCAGGAAAGAAATGGAATCAGTCAGCGCGAGCTTTGTGAATTGTTAGGGCTTGATTATCAAGCTGTTGCAGCTTCAGCCAAAGAGCTTGGTATGAGTACCCATGCTTATCTACAACAAGAAACGGGCTGGATTCTCAAAGACGAACTTTATTATCCATCGGATACCGAAGCCATTCAAACCAATCAAAACAAACTAAAGTCCCCATCCCGACGCAGAAAATGGCTTAAAATTGTTGGCTTTTTTTGTGTCGGAATTACTCTTGTGGCAGCAATAACCTTTGTAAATCAAGTTGGAATTGAGCAAATTCGCGCCAATGTTGATAAATTAGGAATTTGGGCACCGATTGCTTTATTATTGCTGCGAACGGTGAGCATTGTAATTCCGGCAATTCCCAGCACGGCTTATTCTGTTTTATCAGGTACTTTGTTCGGCTTTTGGAAAGGAATCTTTGTAATTTTCATCGCCGATTTTGCTGCTTGTTGTTTAAATTTTTATATTGCTAAACGTTTTGGTCGTAAAATTGTCCAAAGGCTTGTCGGGGAAAGGTTTATAGATAAGGTTGATAATCTTGCATCGAAGCATCTTGAAGATAATATCTTTTTAGTAGCTGGGTTTTTGATGACAGGATTATTTGATTTTGTCTGCTACGCTGTCGGACTTACGGAAATGCCTTGGCATAAATTTATGCCAGCTTTGATTTTAGGGATAGTAGTTTCGACACCTCCGATTGTTGCTTTGGGTGCGGGTGTATTCACTCAAGGAAAGTGGATGCTCGGACTTGCTATGTTGGGTATGTTTGGTTTGGCTTTGCTGACGGGATGGTTAAATCGGAAACGGAATCAGACTTAA
- a CDS encoding CHASE2 domain-containing protein — MSECHIQLGKTVFKPLQPNDGNYIRAKTGGYQILLSYHGTKAQFQTFSITYLLANRIPPQTLESRIALIGATPESIKDSFLTSYSSHHCNLVVGKRQIHIEMMTQFYRILTQTNVSKAHYLC, encoded by the coding sequence TTGAGTGAGTGTCACATTCAGTTAGGAAAAACCGTATTTAAACCTTTACAGCCTAACGACGGTAATTATATCCGTGCGAAAACGGGAGGATATCAAATTCTCCTTAGTTATCATGGTACAAAAGCGCAGTTTCAAACTTTTTCTATTACATATTTACTAGCTAACCGCATACCTCCCCAAACATTAGAATCGCGGATAGCTCTTATAGGTGCAACACCCGAAAGCATCAAAGATTCGTTTCTAACTTCCTACAGCAGTCACCATTGCAACCTTGTGGTCGGTAAGAGACAAATCCACATTGAAATGATGACGCAATTTTACCGTATTCTTACTCAAACAAACGTAAGTAAAGCCCATTATCTCTGCTAG
- a CDS encoding thioesterase II family protein, with protein MRLFCFPYAGGRALNYRSWSNHLPANVEVCAIELPGRGTLLKETPFTRIKPLVETIAQNILPKLDRPFALFGHSMGALVSFELAHFLRNKYSLNPVHLFVSAHRAPQIISKKPPIYSLPDPEFLAQLHRLNGTSQEILQNRELMELFLPILRADFEVLETYTHQALPPLECPITAFGGLSDSEANIDELEAWAKQTKSTFLLKMFQGDHFFIHSAQSQLLEYLNQFLLASCTNTLAANSSTEVE; from the coding sequence ATGCGTTTGTTCTGTTTTCCTTATGCTGGCGGTAGGGCTTTAAATTATCGTTCCTGGTCAAATCATTTACCCGCAAATGTAGAAGTTTGTGCTATAGAACTCCCAGGAAGAGGAACTCTTTTAAAAGAAACTCCATTTACTCGAATTAAACCACTTGTAGAGACAATAGCCCAAAATATTTTACCAAAGTTAGATCGGCCATTTGCTTTATTTGGTCATAGTATGGGTGCATTAGTAAGCTTTGAACTTGCTCATTTCCTTCGTAATAAATATAGTCTAAACCCAGTTCACTTATTTGTTTCTGCCCATCGCGCTCCACAAATTATTTCTAAAAAGCCTCCAATTTATTCCTTACCAGATCCAGAGTTTCTTGCCCAACTGCATCGTCTTAACGGTACTTCTCAAGAAATATTGCAAAATAGAGAATTAATGGAATTATTCCTGCCTATTTTACGGGCAGATTTTGAAGTTCTCGAAACCTATACTCATCAAGCATTACCACCTTTAGAATGTCCTATTACTGCTTTTGGTGGCTTATCCGATTCTGAAGCTAATATAGATGAACTGGAGGCTTGGGCTAAACAGACAAAGAGTACTTTCTTACTCAAAATGTTCCAAGGCGACCATTTTTTTATACATTCTGCTCAATCGCAGTTACTTGAATATCTAAATCAATTTTTGCTCGCGAGTTGCACAAATACTCTAGCTGCTAATTCTTCAACTGAAGTTGAGTGA
- a CDS encoding aldo/keto reductase: MILGKATPQGTQGYKEKHQKHYDATYFRTADDLLISSIGLGTCLGKTDEQTNTLVENAVVESVRRGVNLIDTAISYRHQEGERSIGKGISQLIELQQASRDELVITSKGGILPYPKNSRRKSFYKEYVEEGKYDVQMTDLVGKRYCIHPQFIQEQLNRSLTNLGLETIDIYFIHNPERQLISMTRDKFYARLKSAFEVLEKAADAGKISAYGIATWEGFRLSPKSTLHLNLTKIKNLAKEAAGTKQDRFKFIQLPLNLAMSEALLMKNQTLDGEELTILETCDRLNILPIASKSLSQTRFVGQIPANLAKDLGENLTDCQRALQFTRSAPSLLCALVGMKTVQHIEENLMLKTIPTLDRKTFEEFLITNSQWLESIKHSRLKAILHDIKKILGLKVS; this comes from the coding sequence ATGATTTTAGGAAAAGCAACACCACAAGGAACCCAAGGTTATAAAGAAAAGCACCAAAAGCATTACGATGCGACCTATTTTCGCACTGCTGATGATTTGTTAATTAGTTCAATCGGTTTAGGAACCTGTCTCGGAAAAACTGATGAACAAACCAATACTTTAGTTGAAAATGCTGTAGTTGAATCAGTACGTAGAGGAGTTAACCTAATAGATACAGCTATTAGCTATCGCCATCAAGAAGGAGAACGTAGTATAGGAAAAGGTATTAGTCAACTTATCGAATTACAACAAGCTTCAAGAGACGAACTTGTTATTACAAGTAAAGGAGGTATTCTTCCCTATCCAAAAAATAGTAGAAGAAAATCATTCTATAAAGAGTATGTCGAGGAAGGTAAATATGATGTTCAAATGACCGATTTAGTCGGGAAAAGATATTGTATACATCCGCAATTTATCCAAGAACAACTCAATCGCAGCTTGACAAACTTGGGACTCGAAACAATTGATATCTACTTTATCCATAACCCAGAACGACAACTTATCTCCATGACACGAGATAAATTTTATGCTCGTTTAAAATCCGCTTTTGAGGTACTAGAAAAAGCCGCTGATGCAGGAAAAATTTCTGCTTACGGAATTGCTACTTGGGAGGGTTTTCGCTTATCTCCTAAATCCACTCTTCATTTGAATTTAACAAAAATAAAAAACTTAGCAAAAGAAGCCGCAGGTACAAAACAAGACAGATTTAAGTTTATTCAACTTCCTCTTAACCTCGCAATGTCAGAAGCTCTGCTAATGAAAAATCAAACATTAGATGGAGAGGAACTAACTATTTTAGAAACTTGCGATCGGCTTAATATTCTACCCATAGCCAGCAAATCTTTATCTCAAACGCGCTTCGTTGGTCAAATTCCTGCTAATCTTGCCAAAGATTTGGGCGAAAACTTAACAGACTGCCAACGTGCCCTCCAATTTACTCGTAGCGCACCCTCTCTTCTCTGCGCTCTTGTTGGCATGAAAACTGTACAGCATATTGAAGAAAACTTAATGCTAAAAACTATTCCTACTTTAGATAGAAAAACTTTTGAAGAATTTCTGATTACAAATAGTCAATGGCTCGAAAGCATTAAACATAGTAGATTAAAGGCAATATTGCACGACATTAAAAAAATTTTGGGTTTGAAAGTGAGTTAA
- a CDS encoding non-ribosomal peptide synthetase, translating into MNKPTIEGFKLSPQQKYIWSLQQIDSSLPNRVYWTVLIEGNLDFKSLEISLEKVINKYEILRTTFRCLSGMTIPLQVINDDVIPSIDYQDISSLEAEQQQEKIQLIISELNQLSLDFEQDSLLYASIITISPIRHILAISLPTLCADTTTINNLTKEISHYYAIGNQIEESLEEPLQYADIAEWQNETIEQEEAKLGIEYWQKSCDFNLFNINLPLEKINNPETDFHPQFLNWELNLDLFKNIEVLAQQYNISISTFFLTCWQILLWRITGQAEIIIGNLFYGRKYEELQSAIGLFANYLPISYDLENNLKFSDLLPCINQNIDEAEKWQEYFTTTQLERLKSNKNQLPFFSCCFEYEQQQSKYYGNETAFSIHQKLSYLERFKAKLKIVHQTNSLLAQIHYDQSLFSVTDIQSLLLQLQNLIAEVIQKPESPIDSFNILSIQQRQQLLFDFNNTDKNYPQDKCIHQLFEQQVKIQPNKIAIVFENEQLTYAQLNNRANQLARYLQKLGVKPETVVGIYLERSPLFIISLLGILKAGAAYLSLDSTLPRDSLIFRLQDADINIVITQQQLSANLSQETLQIISLDKDAEAISNEKQDNPSSEVRLNNLVYLLFTSGSTGKPKAVAVEHQQLLNYYYAVTQKLNLERCHSFATVSTFSADLGNTIIFPALASGACLHIISQPTASHPEAFAEYFARHSIDCLKIVPTHLKALLTSSHPEQILPKQCLILGGEVSSWKLIEQLQSFARNCQIFNHYGPTETTVGASVYQVDSKLYSDNQKSKTVPIGRPLPNIKIYLLDTNLQPVPVGTPGELYIGGAGVTRGYFNRPELTNKKFISNPFLLSEKLYKTGDIARYLSNGNIEFIGRVDHQVKIHGYRIELGEIETTLLKHPAIKETVVIAKEDKSGNKRLIAYTVADFTRTVTTDDLRHFLQQHLPEYMVPNTFVQMQALPLTPNGKINRAALPNPTTQGLSSTTFVAPRNLVEEKLTELWVQILGVNQVGINDNFFELGGDSILSMQIIAKANQAGLQITPKQLFEKPTIAELALLLEQTQTNYVINAEQGLVTGEVPLTPIQNWFFEQNFANSHHWNQSFLFQVKQTLNPVILEQALQHIIEQHDALRLRFDYNESGWQQINTLPSETIPFTRINLSSKTPDEQTAEISVAATKLQKSLNLSDGPLIRVALFNLGAEQPSRLLIAIHHLVVDGVSWRILLSDFQQVYQQLTQGEVVKLPAKTTSFKKWAEKLKEYARSPKLQKELEYWQNSSQTQLTSLPVDFSNGKNTIAEAETISVKLSAIDTQELLQKVPAIYQTQINDVLLTALLQAFNQWTGKQTLTIDLEGHGREELFPDANLSRTVGWFTTVFPVLLETEDRSQTEDILLAVKKKLRSIPERGIGYGLLRYMSDSQLKLHSHTGEVKFNYLGQFDQQQAESSLFTPAAESKGISRSLQGNRSHLIDINGIVTNGELKLDWTYSKAIHCQQTIENLANSFIEKLQEIISCCQSKYIPESTTQTEIIQTLNTKATLDSSIHPDSTRFEYSTNFQHIFLTGSTGFLGAFLLYELLQNKQANVYCLVRVTNQEPAKNKLINNLKKYLLWQESFNDRIIPIVGDLSQPYLGLTKAEFQELADKLDIIYHNGAVTNLVYPYSMLEASNVGGTQEVLRLASQIKLKPVHYISTLSVLTSTEHSQITKISQLDKFKYSKVPTGGYPQTKWVSEKLISQAHSRGMPVSIYRLGRVSGDSKNGVTNINDRLIRMIRGFIQLECFPEVNSIVDMTPVDYIAKAIVYLSQQEKSKSLNHIFHLSNPQPINSAKLFEWIRNEGYPLQKMSSKQWQAKLHNLSEISTDNPLYPLIPFFIDKEKNTSKNIDLLDSLNSSHAPDNFNNTLNQLVSTSITCAVADEKLLSTYFSWLIDNGFLDAPQQLINH; encoded by the coding sequence ATGAATAAGCCAACAATTGAAGGATTTAAACTTTCTCCTCAACAAAAATATATCTGGTCATTACAACAAATTGATAGCAGTTTACCCAATCGCGTATATTGGACAGTTCTGATTGAGGGAAATCTTGATTTCAAAAGTTTAGAAATATCCTTAGAAAAAGTAATCAATAAATATGAAATCCTCCGTACTACTTTTCGTTGTTTATCTGGAATGACAATACCTCTTCAGGTAATAAATGATGATGTTATACCATCAATTGATTATCAAGATATAAGTAGTTTAGAAGCTGAACAACAGCAAGAAAAAATTCAGCTTATTATATCTGAATTGAATCAATTAAGTTTAGATTTTGAACAAGATTCACTTTTATATGCTTCCATCATTACTATTTCACCGATTCGACATATATTAGCTATTAGTCTACCGACTCTTTGTGCTGACACAACTACGATTAATAATCTAACTAAAGAAATTAGTCATTATTATGCAATCGGTAATCAGATAGAAGAAAGCCTAGAAGAACCATTACAATATGCAGATATTGCAGAATGGCAAAACGAAACTATTGAACAAGAAGAAGCTAAATTAGGAATAGAATATTGGCAGAAATCTTGTGATTTTAATTTATTCAATATAAATTTACCTCTAGAAAAAATAAATAATCCAGAAACTGATTTTCATCCTCAATTTTTAAATTGGGAATTGAATTTAGATTTATTTAAAAATATCGAAGTATTAGCACAACAATATAATATCTCTATTTCTACATTTTTTCTTACCTGCTGGCAAATTTTACTTTGGCGAATTACAGGACAAGCAGAAATAATTATTGGTAATCTTTTTTACGGTAGAAAATATGAAGAATTACAATCTGCTATCGGTTTATTTGCTAATTATTTACCAATTAGTTATGACTTAGAAAATAATTTAAAATTTAGTGACTTATTACCCTGTATAAATCAAAATATAGATGAAGCTGAAAAATGGCAGGAATATTTTACTACTACACAGCTTGAAAGATTAAAGAGTAACAAAAATCAGCTTCCGTTCTTTTCTTGCTGCTTTGAATACGAACAACAGCAAAGTAAATATTATGGAAATGAAACTGCATTTTCCATTCATCAGAAATTATCATACTTAGAAAGATTCAAAGCAAAACTTAAAATAGTTCATCAAACAAATAGCTTATTAGCGCAAATTCATTACGACCAAAGTTTATTTTCAGTAACAGATATTCAGTCTTTACTTTTACAACTCCAAAATTTAATCGCAGAAGTAATCCAGAAACCGGAATCTCCAATAGATTCTTTCAATATTCTTAGCATTCAACAAAGACAACAACTATTATTTGATTTTAACAATACGGACAAAAATTATCCTCAAGATAAATGTATTCATCAGTTATTTGAACAGCAAGTAAAAATTCAACCAAATAAAATAGCCATTGTATTTGAAAATGAACAATTAACATACGCTCAATTAAATAATCGTGCTAATCAACTTGCTCGATATTTACAAAAATTGGGAGTAAAGCCAGAGACAGTTGTGGGAATTTATTTAGAGCGATCGCCGTTATTTATCATATCGCTATTAGGTATTCTCAAAGCAGGTGCAGCATACTTATCTTTAGATTCGACATTACCAAGAGACAGTTTAATCTTCCGCTTACAAGATGCTGATATAAATATAGTTATAACTCAGCAACAACTATCAGCTAATCTTTCTCAAGAGACTCTACAAATAATATCGCTGGATAAAGATGCAGAGGCTATTAGTAATGAAAAACAAGATAATCCGAGCAGTGAAGTTAGACTAAACAATCTAGTTTATTTGCTATTTACTTCTGGCTCAACTGGTAAACCTAAAGCAGTTGCTGTTGAACATCAACAACTTCTTAATTATTATTATGCTGTTACGCAAAAGCTTAATTTAGAAAGATGTCATAGCTTTGCAACAGTTTCTACTTTTTCAGCAGATTTAGGTAATACAATTATATTTCCTGCTTTGGCTTCGGGAGCTTGCTTGCATATCATTTCACAACCAACAGCTTCTCACCCAGAAGCATTCGCAGAATATTTTGCTCGGCATTCTATCGACTGTTTAAAAATTGTTCCTACCCACCTCAAAGCCTTATTAACATCTTCCCATCCAGAACAAATTTTACCAAAACAATGTTTGATTTTAGGCGGTGAAGTTTCTAGTTGGAAGTTAATTGAACAATTACAAAGCTTTGCTCGTAACTGCCAAATATTTAATCATTACGGTCCTACAGAAACAACTGTTGGAGCATCAGTTTATCAAGTAGATTCAAAATTATATAGCGATAATCAAAAATCAAAAACAGTTCCTATTGGTCGTCCTCTTCCTAATATCAAAATTTACCTATTAGATACCAATTTGCAACCCGTTCCTGTTGGGACTCCTGGTGAATTATATATTGGGGGTGCAGGAGTTACAAGAGGTTATTTCAACAGACCAGAATTGACCAATAAAAAGTTTATCTCTAATCCATTCTTACTTTCAGAAAAATTATATAAAACTGGGGATATAGCTCGCTATTTAAGCAATGGAAATATTGAATTTATTGGACGAGTTGACCATCAAGTAAAAATTCATGGATATCGCATTGAATTAGGAGAAATAGAAACAACACTGCTTAAACATCCAGCAATCAAAGAAACCGTAGTCATAGCAAAAGAAGATAAATCGGGTAACAAGCGCTTAATTGCATATACAGTAGCTGATTTCACACGGACAGTTACTACTGATGATCTGCGTCACTTTTTGCAACAGCATTTACCAGAGTACATGGTACCAAATACCTTTGTGCAGATGCAGGCTTTACCTTTAACACCCAATGGAAAAATAAATCGCGCAGCTTTACCAAATCCCACCACTCAAGGATTATCATCCACAACTTTTGTTGCACCTCGTAATCTGGTAGAAGAAAAATTAACAGAACTTTGGGTTCAAATTCTTGGAGTTAATCAAGTCGGAATTAATGATAACTTCTTTGAATTGGGTGGAGATTCTATCCTTAGTATGCAAATCATAGCCAAAGCCAATCAAGCAGGTTTGCAAATTACTCCCAAACAGCTATTTGAAAAACCCACTATCGCTGAATTAGCACTTTTATTAGAGCAAACACAAACTAATTACGTCATTAATGCAGAACAAGGATTGGTAACTGGTGAAGTACCTTTAACACCAATTCAAAACTGGTTTTTTGAGCAGAACTTTGCTAATTCCCACCACTGGAATCAATCGTTTTTATTCCAAGTAAAGCAAACTCTTAACCCAGTCATTTTAGAGCAAGCATTGCAGCATATAATCGAACAGCACGATGCTTTACGTCTGCGTTTTGATTACAACGAATCTGGTTGGCAGCAAATTAACACTCTTCCATCAGAAACAATACCATTTACACGCATTAATTTAAGCAGTAAAACACCCGACGAACAAACAGCAGAAATCTCCGTAGCAGCAACCAAATTACAAAAAAGTTTAAACTTATCTGATGGTCCTTTAATTAGAGTAGCTTTATTTAACCTAGGTGCAGAACAACCATCGCGCTTGTTAATTGCAATTCATCATCTAGTAGTAGATGGAGTTTCATGGCGAATATTACTTTCAGATTTTCAACAAGTTTACCAGCAACTAACTCAAGGTGAAGTCGTAAAACTACCAGCCAAAACCACTTCTTTCAAAAAATGGGCAGAAAAACTCAAAGAATATGCGCGATCGCCTAAACTACAAAAAGAGTTAGAATACTGGCAAAACTCTTCACAAACACAACTCACTTCTCTACCAGTAGACTTTTCTAATGGTAAAAATACCATAGCTGAAGCTGAAACTATATCAGTAAAACTAAGTGCAATAGATACTCAAGAACTTTTACAGAAAGTACCAGCAATATATCAGACTCAAATCAATGATGTTCTTTTAACTGCACTACTACAAGCTTTCAATCAATGGACAGGTAAGCAAACATTAACTATTGACTTGGAGGGGCACGGAAGAGAAGAACTTTTTCCCGATGCGAACTTATCCCGTACAGTCGGTTGGTTTACCACCGTCTTTCCTGTCTTGCTTGAAACCGAAGATCGTTCCCAAACAGAAGATATTTTATTAGCAGTTAAGAAAAAACTGCGCTCAATACCCGAACGTGGAATTGGATACGGTTTACTACGATATATGAGTGATTCTCAACTCAAACTGCATTCCCATACAGGCGAAGTTAAATTCAATTATCTAGGTCAATTTGACCAACAGCAAGCTGAATCATCATTGTTTACCCCAGCAGCAGAATCAAAAGGTATTAGTCGTAGTTTACAGGGAAATCGGAGTCACTTAATTGATATTAATGGAATTGTAACCAATGGTGAGCTAAAACTAGATTGGACTTATAGTAAAGCAATTCATTGTCAACAAACAATCGAAAATTTGGCGAATAGTTTTATTGAAAAATTACAAGAAATAATAAGTTGCTGTCAATCTAAATACATTCCGGAGTCAACAACTCAAACAGAAATTATACAAACTTTAAACACCAAAGCAACTTTAGATTCCAGCATTCATCCAGATTCTACAAGATTTGAATATTCTACCAATTTCCAGCATATTTTCTTAACTGGATCCACTGGTTTTCTCGGAGCATTTTTACTTTATGAACTATTGCAAAACAAACAAGCAAATGTTTATTGTTTAGTTCGTGTTACTAATCAAGAGCCAGCTAAAAATAAACTGATAAATAATCTCAAAAAATACTTACTTTGGCAAGAATCTTTTAATGATAGAATTATCCCCATTGTGGGAGACTTATCTCAACCGTATTTGGGATTAACTAAGGCAGAATTCCAAGAATTAGCTGACAAACTGGATATTATCTATCACAATGGTGCAGTAACTAATCTTGTTTATCCCTACTCGATGCTTGAAGCTAGTAATGTAGGTGGTACTCAAGAAGTCTTGAGATTAGCAAGTCAAATCAAACTGAAACCCGTACACTATATTTCGACTCTCAGCGTTTTGACTTCCACAGAACATTCTCAAATCACAAAAATTTCCCAACTTGACAAATTCAAGTATTCAAAAGTTCCAACTGGCGGCTATCCTCAAACAAAATGGGTTTCCGAAAAGTTGATTTCCCAGGCTCATTCCAGAGGGATGCCCGTTTCTATTTATAGACTAGGAAGAGTATCGGGGGACAGTAAAAATGGCGTTACGAACATCAACGATCGCTTAATTAGAATGATTCGGGGCTTTATTCAATTAGAATGCTTTCCCGAGGTAAATTCAATAGTAGATATGACTCCTGTAGATTATATAGCTAAAGCCATTGTTTACTTATCACAACAAGAAAAATCAAAATCATTAAATCACATCTTCCATTTATCTAATCCCCAGCCGATTAACTCCGCCAAATTATTTGAATGGATTCGCAATGAAGGCTATCCTTTGCAAAAAATGTCTAGTAAACAATGGCAAGCAAAACTTCACAATTTATCTGAAATTTCTACAGATAATCCACTATATCCTCTCATACCTTTCTTTATCGATAAAGAAAAAAATACTTCAAAGAATATTGACCTTTTAGATTCATTAAATTCATCACATGCGCCAGACAATTTTAACAATACTCTTAATCAATTAGTAAGTACATCAATAACTTGTGCGGTAGCAGATGAAAAACTACTTTCAACTTATTTTTCTTGGTTGATAGATAATGGTTTTTTAGATGCTCCTCAACAACTGATTAATCATTAA
- a CDS encoding TauD/TfdA family dioxygenase: protein MTQPKINKPNIKKLASRRKTISISQEQLTKLNLLNSESSLPLIITPNVEELSLVNWAKSQKEFIENKLLQHGGILFRNFKVNDISEFADFIKTIAGDLLQYSYRSTPRTQVSGNIYTSTEYPATQSIPLHNEMSYSRNYPQKIAFYCLQKAQQGGETPIADSRKVFQHVSNQTKDLFIQKKVMYVRNYGNNLDLTWQNVFQTTEKIEVENYCNRAGIDFEWKDEDSLQTRQICSAVVEHPQTGEAVWFNQAHLFHISNLDSNVRESLFKNYKESELPRNAYYGDGSPIEAAVLAEIREVYQQESIIFPWQEGDILLLDNILAAHGRKPFTGSRKVVVGMA from the coding sequence ATGACTCAGCCAAAAATAAATAAGCCTAATATCAAAAAATTAGCATCTAGACGCAAAACCATCAGTATTTCACAAGAACAATTAACTAAGCTAAATTTATTAAATTCTGAAAGTTCACTTCCTTTAATAATTACACCTAACGTCGAGGAATTAAGTCTAGTAAATTGGGCTAAAAGTCAAAAAGAGTTTATTGAGAACAAATTACTACAACATGGAGGAATTTTATTCCGTAACTTTAAAGTAAATGATATTTCTGAATTTGCAGATTTTATCAAAACAATTGCAGGAGATTTGCTGCAATACTCTTATCGTTCCACACCTAGAACTCAAGTAAGTGGTAATATCTACACTTCTACAGAATATCCTGCTACTCAATCCATCCCATTACATAATGAGATGTCATACTCCCGAAATTATCCACAAAAAATTGCTTTTTATTGTCTGCAAAAAGCACAACAGGGAGGAGAAACACCAATTGCTGATAGTCGCAAAGTTTTTCAACATGTTTCCAATCAAACTAAAGATTTATTTATTCAAAAAAAAGTAATGTACGTTAGGAATTATGGTAATAATCTAGATTTAACTTGGCAAAATGTATTTCAAACCACTGAAAAAATAGAAGTTGAAAACTACTGTAATCGCGCTGGAATTGACTTTGAATGGAAAGACGAAGATTCCTTGCAAACCCGTCAAATTTGTAGTGCAGTAGTTGAACATCCTCAAACAGGAGAAGCAGTTTGGTTTAATCAAGCTCATTTATTTCACATCTCAAATTTAGACTCTAATGTTCGTGAAAGTCTTTTTAAAAACTATAAAGAATCAGAATTACCACGAAATGCTTATTACGGTGATGGTTCTCCAATTGAAGCAGCAGTATTAGCAGAAATTAGAGAAGTATATCAACAAGAATCAATCATCTTTCCCTGGCAAGAAGGCGATATCTTGTTACTAGATAATATATTAGCAGCACATGGACGCAAACCATTTACAGGTTCTCGAAAGGTTGTAGTTGGCATGGCTTAA